One window of Balearica regulorum gibbericeps isolate bBalReg1 chromosome 10, bBalReg1.pri, whole genome shotgun sequence genomic DNA carries:
- the OXTR gene encoding oxytocin receptor produces the protein MEKLYFAGSSVWTINSSLGNGSLRLENQTSGRNSTTDPLKRNEDMAKVEVTVLCLILFLALTGNLCVLLAIHTTRQKHSRMYFFMKHLSIADLVVAIFQVLPQLIWDITFRFYGPDFLCRLIKYLQVVGMFASTYMLLLMSLDRCLAICQPLRSLHRRADRVSVLLTWLLCLLVSIPQIHIFSLRDVGNGVYDCWADFIQPWGPKAYVTWITLMVYIIPVLMLSICYGLISFKIWQNVKLKTAHGPNVGLSSSSRSGTAFARVSSTRLISKAKIRTVKMTFIIVLAFIVCWTPFFFVQMWSVWDTNAPQEASPFIIAMLLASLNSCCNPWIYMLYTGHLFHDLMRRFLCCSTHYLKSRPACDLGVSKKSNSSSFVLSCKSTSQRSFTQPSTT, from the exons ATGGAGAAGTTGTACTTTGCGGGGAGCAGCGTATGGACGATCAACAGCTCTCTGGGGAACGGCAGCCTCCGCCTGGAGAACCAGACCTCCGGGAGGAACAGCACCACGGACCCCCTGAAGAGAAACGAGGACATGGCCAAGGTGGAGGTGACGGTCCTCTGCCTCATCCTGTTCCTCGCCCTGACCGGCAACCTGTGCGTGCTGCTGGCCATCCACACCACCCGGCAGAAGCACTCCCGCATGTACTTCTTCATGAAGCACTTGAGCATCGCTGACCTGGTTGTGGCCATCTTCCAGGTGCTGCCCCAGCTCATCTGGGACATCACCTTCAGGTTTTATGGGCCAGATTTCCTTTGCCGGTTGATCAAGTACTTGCAGGTAGTGGGGATGTTTGCTTCCACCTACATGCTCTTGCTGATGTCCCTGGACCGGTGCTTGGCCATCTGTCAGCCGCTGAGGTCTCTGCACAGGAGAGCGGACCGAGTCTCTGTGCTCCTCACCTggctgctgtgcctgctggTCAGCATCCCTCAGATCCACATATTTTCTCTGAGGGATGTGGGGAATGGAGTTTACGACTGCTGGGCAGATTTcatccagccctggggaccTAAAGCCTATGTCACCTGGATAACCCTCATGGTCTACATCATCCCGGTGTTGATGCTGAGCATCTGCTATGGCTTAATCAGCTTCAAAATCTGGCAGAATGTCAAGCTTAAGACGGCTCACGGACCCAACGTGGGTCTGAGCTCCAGCTCCCGCAGCGGGACAGCGTTTGCCAGGGTCAGCAGCACCAGGCTCATCTCCAAAGCCAAGATCCGGACAGTCAAAATGACCTTCATCATAGTGTTAGCTTTCATAGTGTGCTGGActccctttttctttgtgcAGATGTGGTCTGTGTGGGACACGAACGCTCCGCAGGAAG CCTCCCCCTTCATCATCGCCATGCTCCTGGCCAGCCTCAACAGCTGCTGCAACCCCTGGATCTACATGCTGTACACCGGGCACCTCTTCCACGACCTGATGCGGcgcttcctctgctgctccacACACTACCTGAAGTCGCGGCCGGCGTGTGACCTGGGTGTCAGCAAGAAGAGCAACTCCTCCTCCTTCGTCCTCAGCTGTAAGAGCACGAGCCAGAGGAGTTTCACGCAGCCCTCCACGACGTGA